A genomic window from Prunus persica cultivar Lovell chromosome G2, Prunus_persica_NCBIv2, whole genome shotgun sequence includes:
- the LOC18786281 gene encoding uncharacterized protein LOC18786281: MASSLEEAKLERFLQWLQVNGAELRGCKINYSDSSKGFGIFSSNEVSDGVLLVVPLDLAITPMRVLQDPLLGPECRAMFEEGDVDDRFLMILFLTVERVRKNSSWKPYLDMLPTTFGNPLWFTDDELLELKGTTLYRATELQKKSLRSLYDGKLKTLVEKLLTLDADLERDVCFEDFLWANSLFWTRALNIPLPHSYVFPQIQENKNDIASDGKNSGVSTTHICMEELVNGMDEKGCQVEGVDIQVNGVTSTSKQKETVWVEGLVPGIDFCNHDLKAAATWEVDDTGSTTGIPFSMYLLSAVQPLQIQGEISISYGNKGNEELLYLYGFVLDGNPDDYLMVHYPMEAIQSVPFSDPKSQLLEAQKAEMRCLLPRSLLDHGFFPVDISNKEGDDKCKLDHGCSYSWSGQRKMPTYLHRLVFPENFLTALRTIAMQEDELFQVSSLLEELVRSGGGRQPSDSEVRAAVWEACGDSGALQLLVDLLNVRLTDLLESSGTEDSDTNLLKNAHIVESANQHTDENSLSQETNGSGSTQQYKLMSRNVWASIVYRRGQKQLTRLFLKEAEHALELALSEGN; this comes from the exons ATGGCGAGCTCACTAGAAGAGGCCAAGCTCGAGAGGTTCCTCCAATGGTTACAG GTTAATGGAGCGGAGTTACGTGGGTGCAAGATCAACTACTCTGATTCCAGCAAAGGGTTTGGCATTTTTTCGTCTAATGAAGTTTCTGATG GGGTTCTATTAGTTGTTCCTCTGGATTTAGCAATAACTCCAATGAGAGTTTTGCAAGATCCTCTTCTTGGACCAGAATGTAGAGCAATGTTTGAGGAAGGAGATGTAGATGATAGgttcttgatgattttgtttctaACAGTGGAGCGTGTCCGCAAGAATTCTTCTTGGAAGCC GTATCTTGATATGCTTCCGACTACTTTTGGCAATCCACTATGGTTTACTGATGATGAGCTTTTGGAGCTAAAAGGGACAACATTGTATAGAGCAACTGAATTGCAG AAGAAAAGCTTGCGGTCTTTATATGATGGTAAACTGAAGACTCTGGTGGAGAAATTGTTAACTCTGGATGCGGATTTAGAAAG AGATGTGTGCTTTGAAGATTTCCTTTG GGcaaattctttgttttggacCCGTGCTTTAAACATTCCCCTTCCCCATTCCTACGTATTTCCCcaaattcaagaaaacaaaaatgatatTGCTTCAGATGGCAAAAATTCTGGGGTTTCTACTACTCATATTTGCATGGAAGAGTTGGTTAATGGAATGGATGAAAAAG GATGTCAGGTTGAAGGGGTTGATATTCAAGTCAATGGAGTGACATccacatcaaaacaaaaagagactGTTTGGGTGGAGGGTCTTGTTCCTGGCATTGACTTTTGCAACCACG ATCTAAAGGCAGCAGCAACGTGGGAAGTTGATGACACTGGATCAACAACTGGAATTCCTTTTTCTATGTACCTTCTTTCTG CTGTCCAACCTTTGCAGATTCAGGGAGAAATTTCTATAAGTTATGGTAACAAAGGAAATGAG GAACTACTTTATCTCTATGGTTTCGTCCTTGATGGTAATCCGGATGACTATCTCATG GTCCATTATCCAATGGAAGCAATTCAAAGTGTTCCCTTCTCTGACCCAAAATCACAGCTTCTTGAAGCACAG AAGGCCGAAATGAGATGTCTGTTACCTAGAAGTTTACTGGATCATGGTTTTTTCCCGGTAGACATCTCAAATAAAGAAGGGGATGATAAGTGCAAACTTGACCATGGTTGTAGCTATAGTTGGAGTGGTCAGCGCAAGATGCCAACATACTTACACAGATTGGTTTTTCCTGAGAACTTCTTGACAGCCTTGAGGACCATAGCCATGCAGGAGGATGAGCTGTTTCAGGTTTCATCTCTGCTGGAAGAG CTTGTAAGATCTGGAGGGGGGAGGCAACCATCTGATTCAGAAGTTCGAGCAGCTGTATGGGAGGCTTGTGGTGATTCCGGAGCTTTGCAATTACTCGTTGATCTTCTTAACGTGAG GTTGACGGATCTTCTAGAATCTTCAGGTACAGAGGACAGCGACACCAATTTGCTTAAAAACGCACATATTGTTGAAAGTGCAAACCAGCATACAGATGAGAACAGTTTAAG TCAAGAGACAAATGGCAGTGGCTCAACACAACAATACAAGTTGATGAGTAGAAACGTGTGGGCTAGTATTGTATATAGAAGAGGGCAGAAGCAACTCACTCGATTATTCCTCAAGGAAGCAGAACACGCCCTGGAATTAGCCCTCAGCGAGGGCAACTAA
- the LOC18784548 gene encoding uncharacterized protein LOC18784548, with product MADAAYSRLVEGEEIIIGAEETSNNINGGYVSKKSERPKEPWKGEYAKSILYAGLDAIVTCFSLISSISASRISSVDVLVLGFANLVADGISMGFGDFMSSSSEKAVAAKERAVTEWDVANHSGPEELVELLRRYQALGMDINDATTVVSIFAKYNNILVHEKMMAHGMLPPDEAEKPWKNGLVTFAAFLVFGSAPLLSFIILIPFTNDDSVKFVGACILSALALALLGAAKAKIAGQNYAFSVAVTLFNGAIAAAAAYALGWALKNIAGLEN from the exons atggctGATGCAGCTTATAGCAGGCTAGTCGAAGGAGAGGAGATTATTATTGGTGCTGAAGAAACTAGCAACAATATTAATGGAGGTTATGTTAGCAAGAAGAGTGAGAGACCAAAAGAGCCATGGAAAGGGGAGTATGCTAAAAGCATTTTGTATGCCGGTCTTGATGCCATTGTCACTTgcttctctctcatttcctcTATCTCTGCTAGTCGTATTTCCTCTG TGGATGTATTGGTGCTTGGATTTGCAAACCTGGTGGCAGATGGGATATCAATGGGGTTTGGAGATTTTATGTCCAGCAGCAGTGAAAAGGCTGTCGCCGCCAAAGAACGGGCGGTGACCGAATGGGATGTCGCTAATCACAGTGGCCCTGAGGAGCTGGTGGAGTTGCTTCGGAGATATCAAGCACTTGGGATGGATATTAACGACGCGACTACG GTTGTGAGCATTTTTGCCAAATACAATAACATCTTGGTGCATgagaaaatgatggctcatggAATGCTGCCGCCCGATGAAGCAGAAAAGCCATGGAAGAATGGCCTGGTCACATTTGCAGCCTTCCTTGTGTTTGGCAGtgctcctctcctctccttcatcatcctcatccCATTTACGAACGACGACTCGGTTAAGTTTGTTGGTGCTTGTATCTTGTCTGCGCTTGCCCTAGCTCTTCTCGGGGCTGCAAAGGCCAAGATTGCAGGCCAGAACTACGCATTTTCTGTGGCTGTTACTCTCTTCAATGGTGCCATTGCTGCAGCTGCTGCTTATGCCTTGGGGTGGGCACTTAAGAATATAGCTGGCCTAGAAAACTGA